The following are from one region of the Paenibacillus bovis genome:
- a CDS encoding DMT family transporter: MIMIGYTIMCIIFGTTFLAIKVGVDAGLPPFGSAGIRFALAGLILMCIMHIRGKVSFSVLWRRETLLIGASMTFMTFASLYWAEQYVTSGVGALLSATGPAMILLIRALVLKVRVPALAFVGAIIGLAGVGLLMLPGLAGGGDYHPLWMIACIVVVVGEIGYASGAVYSKQVSSALKEISPVSQNAAQLLHGGWMLLVLSLITEHNQIHIESFGSAAAIGSLVYLIVVGSMGGHTLFYWLISRTNPVFPSTWLYISPVLALLLGWLIYGEPLSWIMAAGAAVVLIGVILTNLDSLLGLWDSRRAHSRKEGKLAPVIQK, encoded by the coding sequence ATGATTATGATAGGGTACACCATAATGTGTATTATTTTCGGGACGACCTTTCTGGCGATCAAGGTAGGAGTAGATGCCGGGCTGCCGCCGTTCGGTAGTGCGGGAATACGATTTGCACTGGCAGGTCTGATCTTGATGTGTATCATGCATATACGCGGCAAAGTCAGTTTTTCAGTGTTGTGGCGGCGGGAGACACTGTTGATCGGAGCGAGCATGACGTTTATGACTTTTGCGAGTCTGTACTGGGCAGAACAGTATGTTACTTCCGGTGTAGGCGCATTGCTGTCAGCGACCGGTCCGGCGATGATTCTGCTGATTCGGGCGCTGGTGCTGAAGGTACGTGTGCCTGCACTGGCATTTGTCGGTGCGATTATCGGATTGGCGGGTGTAGGTCTCTTGATGCTGCCGGGTCTGGCAGGCGGGGGAGATTATCATCCGCTGTGGATGATTGCCTGTATAGTCGTCGTCGTAGGTGAGATCGGCTATGCCAGTGGAGCTGTCTATTCCAAGCAGGTATCTTCGGCTCTAAAAGAAATTTCGCCGGTATCCCAGAATGCAGCCCAACTGCTGCATGGCGGCTGGATGCTGCTCGTCCTGTCCCTGATTACCGAGCATAACCAGATCCATATCGAGTCATTTGGATCGGCAGCTGCTATCGGGTCTCTGGTGTATCTAATCGTAGTCGGCTCGATGGGAGGGCATACGCTGTTCTACTGGCTGATCTCTCGGACCAATCCTGTATTTCCTTCAACCTGGCTCTATATCTCGCCAGTACTGGCTCTGCTGCTTGGATGGCTGATCTACGGAGAGCCGTTAAGCTGGATCATGGCGGCAGGTGCAGCCGTGGTGCTTATCGGAGTGATTCTAACCAATCTGGATTCCCTGCTGGGACTGTGGGATAGCCGCCGCGCCCATTCCCGAAAAGAAGGCAAGCTGGCGCCGGTTATCCAAAAATAA
- a CDS encoding PLP-dependent aminotransferase family protein gives MTSLPVDPHTTAASGQNRPPDINTINFHNGARSFRQLSAYLEARIRRGDWQAHEKLPSVRQLAQESGLHRLTILKAYQQLKECGLVYVRHKSGYYAAPPAVSARLDHVPAPVVFQGNMAALHQLPARYQFSQALIDPNLLPNHYFAEYMKEVFDLYPKLLGTYAQVQGDPELRELLAGYFRRSAQLHLDADELLITSGAQQAIHLIADIWIRPGDPVLVESPTYANAIDVFRQKGARLLSIGIQDGCYDLQEIEQMMQRYRPRLFYLNPTFHNPTGICIPVEQRKQLVDLAAQYECLLIEDDTCSDIYFDGKPPAPVFAYDTEGYTIHIRSFSKYISPGLRIACIAARQPWMSQLLAAKSLADGGSPLLNQKLFLHYFRSDRLHRHLDKLRIALRIRMEIMQQELDEAGWQYEQPQGGLSLWVRVPDHLSVPLLLRECLARQISLLPGSLFDIRERYEQHIRLSFSFASETQIREGMHELMIISRDINVQQRFE, from the coding sequence ATGACTTCCCTTCCTGTCGATCCTCATACAACTGCTGCTTCCGGGCAGAATCGTCCGCCTGATATAAATACCATTAATTTCCATAATGGAGCCAGATCATTTCGTCAGCTCAGCGCTTATCTCGAAGCCCGTATCCGCCGCGGAGACTGGCAGGCTCATGAGAAATTGCCTTCGGTACGCCAGCTTGCGCAGGAAAGCGGGCTGCATCGGCTAACTATACTCAAAGCCTATCAGCAGCTCAAAGAGTGTGGTCTGGTCTATGTGCGACATAAATCCGGCTATTACGCAGCTCCGCCAGCAGTCAGCGCCCGGTTGGATCATGTTCCTGCGCCTGTCGTGTTCCAGGGCAATATGGCTGCACTGCACCAGCTGCCTGCCCGCTATCAGTTCTCCCAGGCGCTGATCGATCCGAATCTGCTGCCCAATCATTACTTTGCCGAATACATGAAAGAAGTATTCGATCTGTATCCCAAGCTGCTCGGTACCTATGCCCAGGTACAGGGTGATCCGGAGCTGCGTGAACTGCTGGCTGGCTATTTCAGACGCTCTGCCCAGCTGCATCTCGATGCGGATGAGCTACTCATTACGAGCGGTGCCCAGCAGGCGATCCATCTGATCGCAGATATCTGGATACGTCCGGGCGATCCGGTATTGGTCGAATCCCCTACCTATGCCAATGCAATAGATGTATTCCGGCAAAAAGGAGCCCGTCTGCTGTCAATCGGCATCCAGGATGGCTGCTACGATTTGCAGGAGATTGAGCAAATGATGCAGCGCTACCGGCCGCGGCTGTTTTATCTGAATCCTACTTTTCATAATCCGACCGGCATCTGCATTCCCGTGGAGCAGCGCAAGCAGCTGGTTGATCTGGCAGCACAGTATGAATGCCTGCTGATTGAAGATGATACATGCAGTGATATTTACTTTGACGGTAAGCCTCCGGCTCCTGTATTTGCCTATGATACGGAAGGCTATACGATTCATATTCGCAGCTTCAGCAAATATATTTCTCCCGGTCTGCGGATCGCTTGTATCGCTGCTCGCCAGCCCTGGATGTCGCAGCTGCTCGCTGCCAAGTCGCTGGCAGATGGAGGGTCTCCACTGCTCAACCAGAAGCTGTTCCTGCATTATTTTAGATCGGATCGACTGCACCGTCATCTGGACAAACTGCGTATTGCTCTGCGTATTCGTATGGAGATTATGCAGCAGGAATTGGACGAAGCTGGCTGGCAATATGAGCAGCCGCAGGGTGGGCTCAGTCTATGGGTCAGAGTACCGGATCATCTGTCGGTACCGCTGCTGCTGCGTGAATGTCTGGCCCGGCAAATCAGCCTGCTGCCTGGTTCGCTGTTCGATATCCGAGAGCGATATGAGCAGCATATCCGGCTTAGTTTTTCCTTTGCCAGTGAGACTCAGATTCGTGAAGGCATGCATGAATTGATGATTATTTCCCGGGACATAAATGTACAGCAACGCTTCGAATAA
- a CDS encoding GNAT family N-acetyltransferase, translated as MITLREIKIEDYDGMIALWQNTEGLGLSPADSRESIQRYLEQNAGCSYIAIDTIRDVIAGTLLAGHDGRRGYLYHMAVDPDYRGQGIARQLTERSMNALAANGIDRAHLFVLNNNEHGQQFWTASHWQKADHFSVFSKDTHG; from the coding sequence ATGATTACACTCCGTGAAATAAAAATAGAAGACTATGACGGCATGATCGCACTCTGGCAAAATACCGAAGGATTGGGGCTGAGTCCGGCGGATTCTCGCGAATCGATCCAACGTTATCTGGAGCAAAATGCCGGATGCAGCTATATCGCCATAGATACCATTAGAGACGTTATAGCCGGTACGTTGCTGGCAGGGCATGACGGTCGACGAGGTTATTTGTATCACATGGCTGTAGACCCGGATTACCGGGGACAGGGAATTGCCCGGCAGCTGACCGAACGAAGCATGAATGCACTCGCCGCCAACGGAATTGATCGGGCTCATTTGTTTGTACTGAATAACAATGAGCATGGACAGCAATTCTGGACAGCCAGTCATTGGCAAAAAGCAGATCACTTTTCTGTCTTCTCAAAAGATACTCATGGATAG
- a CDS encoding DUF2252 domain-containing protein, producing the protein MVDPAITENVIRTRNKLRRDTLVSVLDEFDANIMNLNPQKRAEKYSKMSQTAFSFFRGSAYLFYFDATRHYFPYHTPADRPTWIQGDLHFENFGAFRNESGDIVYDVNDFDEGYVGSYVYDVLRMSVSIALVCRQLGYDREQQLSMMEHYILSYYKQIRCYAEGKENPAKFIMNESNAKGPVRKLLRKLEKRRQGHFLEKVTAVMQSDRVFLENSELAIPSAREQELLEQAWASYQDTLLCCEDDVNHYKIKDIAIKHGSGTASIGLDRYYVLIEGRATGEGEDDLILEVKEVRAPVPAYFLPYTESFWQKFGHQGKRVTTTQQAMHHKADPYLGYLTLDDRDFYVRERSPYKKRLKLENIQSTDDMQKILSTMAQLTAKMHSRADRDVSEGILPYHSEREIYKAMGSKPDAFVQHISRWAYAYTDQVERDYQLFGEWAASFQTAADSAVHEAEADS; encoded by the coding sequence ATGGTAGATCCAGCTATTACAGAAAATGTGATTCGTACACGCAACAAGCTGCGCCGGGATACACTGGTCTCGGTTCTCGATGAATTTGACGCCAATATTATGAATCTGAATCCACAGAAACGCGCCGAGAAATACAGCAAAATGAGCCAGACCGCTTTTTCCTTTTTCCGGGGAAGTGCGTATCTGTTCTATTTCGATGCAACCCGGCATTATTTCCCGTATCATACACCGGCAGATCGTCCGACATGGATTCAGGGTGATCTGCATTTTGAGAACTTTGGCGCTTTCCGTAATGAATCGGGCGATATCGTCTATGATGTGAATGACTTTGATGAAGGATATGTCGGCTCGTATGTCTATGATGTGCTGCGCATGTCTGTCAGTATCGCCCTCGTCTGTCGTCAGCTCGGTTACGATCGTGAGCAGCAGCTGTCCATGATGGAGCACTATATCCTCTCCTACTACAAGCAGATTCGCTGCTACGCCGAAGGCAAAGAGAATCCCGCCAAATTTATTATGAACGAATCCAATGCCAAAGGCCCTGTCCGCAAACTGCTACGCAAGCTGGAAAAGCGCCGGCAAGGACATTTCCTCGAAAAAGTAACCGCTGTGATGCAGAGCGACCGTGTATTTCTGGAGAACAGCGAGCTGGCGATTCCTTCTGCCCGGGAACAGGAGCTGCTCGAACAAGCCTGGGCATCGTATCAGGACACCCTCCTGTGCTGTGAAGACGATGTGAATCACTACAAGATCAAAGATATCGCGATCAAGCACGGATCAGGTACGGCCTCAATCGGCCTCGATCGCTATTATGTACTGATCGAAGGCAGAGCAACCGGCGAAGGCGAGGATGATCTAATCCTGGAAGTCAAAGAAGTACGCGCGCCGGTACCTGCCTATTTTCTACCATATACCGAATCGTTCTGGCAAAAGTTCGGTCACCAGGGCAAACGCGTGACGACGACCCAGCAGGCGATGCATCACAAGGCTGATCCGTATCTGGGCTATCTAACGCTGGATGATCGCGATTTCTATGTGCGTGAACGTTCACCTTATAAAAAACGGCTAAAGCTGGAAAATATCCAGAGCACCGACGATATGCAAAAGATCCTGTCCACCATGGCTCAATTAACTGCCAAAATGCACTCCCGTGCCGACCGCGATGTCAGCGAAGGCATCCTGCCTTATCACAGCGAGCGCGAGATTTACAAAGCCATGGGCAGCAAACCGGATGCTTTTGTCCAGCATATTTCCCGCTGGGCGTATGCCTATACCGATCAGGTGGAGCGCGATTATCAGCTGTTCGGCGAATGGGCAGCTTCTTTTCAGACGGCAGCGGATTCTGCTGTACACGAAGCCGAAGCAGACAGCTGA
- a CDS encoding carbohydrate ABC transporter permease, whose translation MKENTKINWPINILVAIGTLIILFPLYMALTIALKDPQQMSQSLFGLPTKWRFDNFANAIEVTNFFQAFRNSALVTTATVVLTLLTNSMVAYAIGRNMERSKFFKGLYFYFVSAMFIPFPIIMLPIVKLTASLHMTNLVGLTILHTVYALAFNVFVYVGYIRSIPVALEEAATVDGASTWGTFWRIIFPLMAPINATVGILVCLSTYNDFLLPLIIVSDQDMYTLPLVQYIFQGQFNTDYNLAFASYLLAMLPMIVIYLFAQKWIISGVTRGSVK comes from the coding sequence ATGAAAGAGAATACCAAAATCAACTGGCCGATCAATATACTGGTAGCAATCGGAACACTGATCATTTTGTTCCCGCTCTATATGGCGCTGACCATTGCACTCAAGGACCCGCAGCAGATGTCCCAATCCCTGTTCGGTCTGCCTACCAAGTGGCGGTTTGACAACTTTGCCAATGCGATTGAAGTGACGAACTTTTTCCAGGCATTCCGTAACAGTGCGCTGGTGACTACAGCGACCGTGGTGCTGACCCTGCTCACCAACTCGATGGTCGCTTATGCGATCGGACGGAATATGGAGCGCAGCAAGTTTTTCAAAGGACTGTATTTCTACTTTGTTAGCGCGATGTTTATTCCATTCCCGATCATTATGCTGCCGATCGTCAAACTGACGGCATCGCTGCATATGACCAATCTGGTCGGTCTGACGATTCTGCATACGGTATATGCACTGGCATTTAACGTATTTGTCTATGTCGGCTATATCCGCTCGATTCCGGTGGCACTGGAAGAAGCGGCGACCGTGGATGGCGCTTCGACATGGGGTACCTTCTGGCGGATCATTTTCCCGCTGATGGCGCCGATCAATGCAACAGTCGGTATTCTCGTCTGTCTGTCCACCTACAATGACTTCCTGCTGCCGCTGATTATTGTCAGTGACCAGGATATGTATACACTGCCGCTCGTGCAGTATATTTTCCAGGGACAGTTCAATACAGACTACAATCTGGCATTTGCCTCGTATCTGCTGGCGATGCTGCCGATGATCGTTATTTATCTGTTTGCACAGAAATGGATCATTAGCGGGGTCACGCGTGGTTCGGTGAAATAA
- a CDS encoding carbohydrate ABC transporter permease, producing the protein MSKRMSTYYWMTIPAVLLFFLFLTLPAIQGVYYSFTNYNGFGKTYDFIGLRNYINLFTDNVVGDAYWFTIKFAVVVTIFVNVFSLLIALGLNASIKFRNFFRGIYFLPNILSVLIVGYIFNYLFSNVFTVWGQSLGINALSTNILGNESLAWIGVVIVAVWQSIALNTILYLAGLQTISKDMYEASSLDGAGKWREFWSITFPLIAPFFTINMVLAMKNALMVFDQIVALTNGGPGRATQSISFLIYTGGFEGGEFAYQSANSVIYFIVIAVISILQIRFLQRREMDM; encoded by the coding sequence ATGTCCAAACGGATGTCCACCTATTACTGGATGACCATTCCGGCCGTATTGCTATTCTTTCTATTCCTGACGCTGCCGGCGATTCAGGGGGTCTATTATTCATTTACCAACTACAATGGGTTTGGTAAAACGTACGATTTTATAGGTTTGCGCAATTACATCAATCTGTTCACTGATAATGTGGTAGGTGATGCGTACTGGTTTACGATCAAGTTCGCGGTAGTCGTCACCATCTTCGTTAATGTATTCAGTCTGCTGATCGCCCTCGGACTGAATGCGAGCATCAAGTTCCGGAACTTCTTCCGGGGTATTTATTTCCTGCCGAATATTCTGAGCGTACTGATTGTAGGTTACATATTCAACTACCTGTTCTCCAACGTATTCACAGTGTGGGGACAGTCTCTCGGGATTAACGCATTGTCTACAAACATACTCGGTAATGAAAGTCTGGCCTGGATCGGCGTGGTAATCGTAGCAGTATGGCAGAGTATTGCCCTGAATACGATTCTGTATCTGGCCGGTCTGCAGACCATCTCCAAGGATATGTATGAAGCATCCAGCCTCGATGGAGCAGGTAAATGGCGCGAGTTCTGGAGCATTACCTTCCCGCTGATCGCTCCGTTCTTCACCATTAATATGGTACTGGCGATGAAAAATGCACTGATGGTGTTCGATCAGATCGTTGCTCTGACCAACGGCGGACCTGGACGGGCGACACAGTCGATCTCCTTCCTGATCTATACCGGTGGATTTGAAGGCGGCGAATTCGCTTATCAATCGGCGAACTCGGTGATCTACTTTATCGTTATCGCTGTAATCTCAATTCTGCAGATTCGCTTCCTGCAAAGAAGGGAGATGGACATGTAA
- a CDS encoding ABC transporter substrate-binding protein — protein MRKWGSACLAGLLIILTLAACSGGSNNASGVVELEFFQNKPEAKGSFDKLVAKFNEQHPNIHVSQVNPPDAETVLKTRVVKDDIPDIIGLGATDTYSLLAQSEIFLNLTNDPLLQNIDPKYVQMLTDVTGMQEVTGVPFALNASGVIYNKDIFQKLGLSVPKTWDELIATAKKAKEADVIPFYFTYKDDWQTNLPFNDMGGTLVGIDFYKERRENKTTFQSAYQEVAKKQLELLNYGHGDNFGKNYADGNRAFGNGESAMYIQGSWAISEIRKVNPDINLGFFPLPGSNDEAQNKLTAGVDTLLAISNQTEHPEEAKQFIAFLLQPENSQQYIDEQNLFSSVDGVQQKDESVSGLLPYFEQGKIVDFVDHYIPSAVQLNPTVQAFLQNKDINAFLGTLDKEWDKVAARRAS, from the coding sequence ATGAGAAAATGGGGAAGTGCATGTCTTGCAGGCTTGTTGATCATTCTGACCCTTGCAGCCTGCAGCGGTGGCAGTAATAATGCCAGCGGCGTGGTCGAACTGGAGTTTTTCCAGAACAAACCCGAAGCCAAGGGCAGTTTTGACAAACTGGTAGCCAAGTTTAACGAACAGCATCCGAATATTCATGTCTCTCAGGTGAATCCGCCGGATGCTGAGACCGTGCTCAAGACACGAGTCGTCAAAGATGATATTCCCGATATTATCGGACTGGGTGCAACCGATACATACTCTCTTCTGGCCCAAAGCGAAATTTTTCTTAACCTCACCAACGACCCTCTACTTCAGAATATTGACCCTAAATACGTACAGATGCTGACTGATGTGACCGGCATGCAGGAAGTTACCGGTGTTCCTTTTGCCCTGAATGCCAGCGGCGTCATCTACAACAAGGATATTTTCCAAAAGCTCGGTCTATCCGTACCCAAAACATGGGACGAACTGATCGCGACTGCCAAAAAAGCAAAAGAAGCCGATGTGATCCCGTTTTATTTCACTTACAAGGACGACTGGCAAACCAACCTGCCGTTCAATGATATGGGTGGAACACTGGTCGGGATTGATTTTTACAAGGAACGTCGTGAGAACAAGACTACTTTCCAGTCGGCTTATCAGGAAGTGGCCAAAAAGCAGCTGGAGCTGCTGAACTATGGACACGGTGATAACTTTGGTAAAAACTATGCCGACGGTAACCGTGCATTCGGTAATGGAGAATCAGCGATGTATATCCAGGGCAGCTGGGCGATCTCCGAGATTCGCAAAGTCAATCCGGATATCAACCTGGGCTTTTTCCCACTGCCAGGCAGTAATGATGAAGCACAGAACAAACTGACTGCCGGTGTCGATACCCTGCTCGCCATCTCCAATCAGACCGAGCACCCGGAGGAAGCCAAGCAGTTTATCGCCTTTCTGCTGCAGCCGGAAAACAGCCAGCAGTATATCGATGAACAGAATCTGTTCTCGTCGGTAGACGGCGTACAGCAAAAGGACGAGAGTGTATCCGGCCTGCTGCCGTATTTTGAACAGGGTAAAATTGTCGACTTTGTCGATCACTATATTCCGAGTGCGGTACAGCTGAATCCGACGGTGCAGGCGTTCCTGCAGAACAAGGATATCAATGCATTCCTGGGTACGCTGGACAAGGAATGGGACAAGGTGGCTGCTCGCAGGGCAAGCTGA
- a CDS encoding GGDEF domain-containing protein: MSFKLRTVLVVVFIVLSLVLSGTLGWVMNRYAVNSMKEEIGDSLFSTAHNTADKLDNFMWSRSGEMDLLAQLPVLRNSNNMNEVHDMLDQLQSSFPSFSWIGYTDLHGKVMASTDNILLGKDLSERPVYREGIKKKFIGDVHDAVLLAKLLPNPSGEPLQFVDISLPVINNKGQKVGVLAAHMSWDWAREVKQSVMESFQQKDKDIEVMIVSQKDQVVLLGPDGMVGQKLPLSSVKKAQSGQSGWELEQWPDGHTYLTGYAYGDGYMDYPGLGWTVLVRQPESTALASISDMNIFTMIAGMIATIVFALIGWFLANKISLPIRALTHRADRLSEKEIFDIPVQRGFYEIEILSRSLRAMVTSLMQKDVELDQMQAIAHYDHLTGLPNRNALETYLESTLAEHEDNPSQQLSFLYIDLDGFKKVNDTLGHQAGDILLQKVAQRLSSLSKDKDITVRLGGDEFLVVLHTSQDHPYDEARAYGEQIISLLNKPFVLEYQKIHIGCSIGGAVYMVDSDNPIEIVRMADQALYQSKRAGKNRITFYNADSLPQSAM, from the coding sequence ATGAGTTTTAAACTGAGGACCGTATTGGTCGTTGTATTTATCGTATTATCATTAGTGCTATCGGGAACTCTCGGCTGGGTAATGAACCGCTACGCCGTGAACAGCATGAAAGAGGAAATAGGCGATTCTTTATTCAGTACAGCGCATAATACCGCGGACAAGCTGGATAACTTTATGTGGTCCAGATCGGGGGAAATGGACCTCCTGGCTCAGCTGCCGGTACTGCGTAATTCGAATAATATGAACGAAGTACATGATATGCTGGATCAGCTGCAATCGAGCTTTCCATCTTTTTCGTGGATCGGGTATACTGATCTTCATGGTAAAGTAATGGCTTCGACAGACAATATTCTACTGGGTAAGGATCTGTCCGAGCGTCCGGTCTACCGTGAAGGAATCAAAAAGAAATTTATCGGTGACGTGCATGATGCCGTACTGCTGGCCAAGCTGCTGCCCAATCCAAGCGGCGAACCATTGCAGTTCGTGGATATCAGTCTGCCGGTTATCAATAATAAAGGCCAAAAGGTAGGCGTACTCGCTGCGCATATGAGCTGGGATTGGGCTCGTGAAGTAAAACAGTCGGTCATGGAATCATTCCAGCAGAAGGACAAGGATATCGAAGTGATGATTGTCAGCCAAAAGGATCAGGTAGTTCTGCTGGGACCGGATGGCATGGTCGGACAGAAGCTGCCGCTGAGTAGTGTAAAGAAGGCACAGTCTGGACAATCCGGTTGGGAACTGGAGCAGTGGCCGGATGGACATACCTATCTAACCGGTTATGCCTATGGCGATGGATATATGGATTATCCGGGGCTTGGTTGGACCGTGCTGGTACGCCAGCCGGAATCGACTGCTCTGGCGTCTATCTCAGATATGAATATATTCACGATGATCGCGGGAATGATCGCGACGATTGTTTTTGCATTGATTGGCTGGTTCCTGGCGAACAAGATTTCACTGCCAATTCGCGCACTGACGCATCGTGCCGACCGTCTGAGTGAAAAGGAAATCTTTGATATTCCGGTACAGCGTGGCTTCTATGAGATTGAGATCCTGTCCCGCTCGCTGCGGGCAATGGTAACCTCGTTGATGCAAAAAGATGTAGAGCTGGACCAGATGCAGGCGATAGCCCATTATGATCATCTGACCGGACTTCCGAATCGTAATGCGCTGGAGACGTATCTGGAAAGCACGCTGGCAGAGCATGAAGATAACCCGTCGCAGCAGCTCAGCTTTCTCTATATCGATCTGGATGGATTCAAAAAAGTAAATGATACGCTGGGACATCAGGCTGGCGATATCCTGCTGCAAAAGGTTGCTCAGCGTCTCAGCAGTCTGTCGAAGGACAAGGATATCACTGTTCGCCTCGGAGGCGATGAATTCCTCGTAGTACTGCATACTTCCCAGGATCATCCATACGATGAAGCGCGGGCATATGGCGAACAAATTATTAGTCTGCTGAACAAACCCTTTGTACTGGAATACCAGAAGATCCATATCGGCTGCAGTATTGGCGGTGCAGTCTACATGGTGGACAGTGACAATCCGATCGAGATCGTACGCATGGCTGACCAGGCATTGTACCAGTCCAAGCGCGCCGGCAAGAACCGGATCACTTTCTACAACGCGGATTCGCTACCACAGTCTGCGATGTAA
- a CDS encoding nucleoside hydrolase, producing MTTLRKAIIDTDTAGDDTIAILTALHHFDVQGIMMTGGNVQFDQQVENALYTIQVAGKGGVDGPIPVYKGCERPLMTTWNAESHRTVEDVHGSDGMGGAHFPLAAQRPADGHAVDFLIETVHRYPGEIHLLAIAPLTNIAMAIQKDPTIVPKIPHLYVMGGTNNALGNITPAAEYNFYVDPEAAHIVLRSGIPTTMVGWEMCTRYSLMDDNDHAEIQALGTSGTQFFTDVNKVVMQFNKQVHRLNGTTHPDTLLMAVAANEAVMTESHEYFVDVETRGEWTRGYSVVDINGRLGQQPNVRVCESIDRDLFKQMLLDVLTAIE from the coding sequence ATGACTACTCTACGCAAAGCGATTATTGATACCGATACTGCTGGCGATGATACGATCGCCATTTTGACAGCTCTGCATCATTTTGATGTACAGGGCATTATGATGACCGGCGGCAATGTGCAATTTGACCAGCAGGTGGAGAATGCGCTCTATACGATTCAGGTTGCCGGCAAAGGCGGTGTGGACGGCCCTATTCCGGTCTACAAAGGCTGCGAACGCCCACTGATGACGACATGGAATGCGGAATCGCACCGAACCGTCGAGGATGTGCATGGCAGCGACGGCATGGGCGGCGCCCATTTTCCGCTGGCTGCCCAGCGTCCGGCAGATGGTCATGCGGTCGATTTCCTGATCGAAACCGTACATCGTTATCCGGGCGAGATTCATCTGCTGGCGATTGCACCGCTGACTAATATTGCGATGGCGATTCAAAAGGACCCGACTATTGTGCCGAAGATTCCGCATCTGTACGTGATGGGCGGGACGAATAATGCGCTCGGCAATATTACGCCTGCAGCCGAGTATAACTTTTACGTAGACCCGGAAGCGGCACATATCGTGCTGCGTTCAGGTATTCCGACAACGATGGTCGGCTGGGAGATGTGTACACGCTATTCGCTGATGGATGATAACGATCATGCCGAGATTCAGGCGCTGGGCACTTCGGGGACTCAGTTTTTTACCGATGTGAACAAGGTCGTTATGCAGTTCAACAAGCAGGTGCACCGGCTGAATGGCACGACCCATCCCGATACGTTGCTGATGGCTGTCGCTGCGAATGAAGCGGTTATGACAGAGTCGCATGAGTACTTTGTCGATGTAGAGACCAGGGGAGAATGGACGCGCGGATACAGCGTAGTGGATATCAATGGCCGACTGGGCCAGCAGCCGAATGTGCGTGTCTGCGAATCGATCGACCGCGATCTGTTCAAACAAATGCTGCTCGACGTGCTGACAGCGATTGAGTAA
- a CDS encoding metallophosphoesterase family protein → MTIQQRIAVIADVHSNILALDAVLNDIDRQGIQQICNLGDSVYGPMEPAQTAQRLIDRRILSIRGNQDRVMLEPRQPSPHSTYDEVLADLQPQHMQWLIDLPEYRILHEDIYACHGNPRSDDIPLLEKIMPDGVHMRSDQELLEMLHGIEQTVILCAHTHVPCTRYLPDGRLIINPGSVGLPAYEDDLPYEHGMESYSPHAKYAVLEHGAAGWSVTHHLIPYDWEAAARQAEYRQRPDWAVALRTGRAHPL, encoded by the coding sequence ATGACTATTCAACAGCGAATAGCCGTGATTGCCGATGTGCACAGTAATATTCTGGCGCTGGATGCCGTACTAAACGATATCGACAGGCAGGGTATCCAGCAAATCTGCAATCTGGGAGACAGCGTGTATGGTCCGATGGAGCCTGCACAGACAGCGCAGCGCCTGATTGATCGCCGTATTCTGTCCATACGCGGCAATCAGGATCGGGTCATGCTGGAACCCCGGCAGCCTTCTCCGCATTCCACGTATGACGAGGTACTGGCTGATCTGCAGCCGCAGCATATGCAGTGGCTGATTGATCTGCCGGAATACCGGATCCTCCATGAGGATATCTATGCTTGTCATGGTAATCCGCGGTCCGATGATATTCCTCTGCTGGAGAAGATTATGCCGGATGGCGTACATATGCGTTCGGATCAAGAGCTGCTAGAGATGCTGCATGGGATCGAACAGACGGTGATTTTGTGCGCACACACCCATGTACCCTGCACCCGATATCTGCCGGATGGACGTCTGATTATCAATCCGGGCAGCGTCGGCCTGCCTGCATACGAGGATGATCTGCCATACGAGCATGGTATGGAATCTTATTCTCCGCATGCCAAGTATGCTGTACTGGAACATGGAGCAGCCGGCTGGAGCGTAACCCATCATCTGATTCCCTATGACTGGGAAGCAGCAGCCCGGCAGGCCGAATACAGACAGCGTCCCGATTGGGCAGTTGCGCTGCGTACAGGCAGAGCGCACCCTTTATGA